Genomic DNA from Turicibacter faecis:
AAATAATCACTAATTGCTGCCTCGTTTCCTGATTCGTGTGGGATCTTTGTCATTTCTTCAAAGTAATGAAAAACCTGTTTGGGGTTTAAATTTCCTAATATTTCTGCCATCATGATGACCTCCTTTTTTCTTTATTCTACCATATTTTTGTGTTGAAACAACTGACAGTACCAATCATTTCTTGCAATGACTTTTATGACTATCTGGTCATTCCTATCATTACGTCAGCCTTATTTATCCGAATCTTTCACTTTATATTCCGTCGAATCAAAGACTGTCTTTTTTTGTTGTTCCTCTTTTTGTTGACGTTTAACCGTTAATTGATCCGGAATAATAAAAATACATGCAATGTATAAAATAAAACCTGTTCCGAAAGAAAAAATTGTAATCATCGCCCAAAGTAAACGAACAACCGTTGCATCCATGTTTAAATAATTCGCAATTCCTTGGCAAACTCCCGCAATCATTGCGCCTTCACGGACTTTATATAACCGTTTATTCGACATTTTAATCACCCTTTCTTAACGTAATTACCGTTATTATAGCGTAGTTTGGAAACGACTGACAACTTATTTCAAGATATTTTATAGAATCCTAACGAAAATGTTGGTGATAATCTTTGAATATACTATATAATAGAAATATCTTGCCGATAGATAGAAAAAAAGAGAAAAATTGGAGGTTGTCTTATATGTCTTATGAAATTTCTAAGCTACTTCAAGCAAGCGAAGTAACCTTAAAAGAAATACTACGCCTAATAGAAGAGTCACCTAGTCTTTCGCTTAAATCATTCAATCCAAACCAAACAGCAATCGTTGTGATCGATATGGTCAATGGATTTGTGAAAGAGGGACCCATGTCTTCTCCAAGAATTCAAACCATTATTCCACCTATTGCTCACTTGATGAAGGCCGCAAAAGAAGGGGCTTTTCAGTTGGTTGCTTTTGCTGATTCACATGAAGAATCATCGGTTGAATTTTTATCTTATCCGCCCCACTGTTTATGCGGAACAGCTGAGAGCGAAATCGTCGATGAACTAAAAGAAATTGGGGGCTATCAATTAATCCATAAAGCTTCAACAAACGGCTTTTTAGAAGCTGAGTTTCATGCCTGGCTTCAAGAGCATCAAATGGTTGAAAACTTTATCCTCGTGGGTGACTGTACGGATATTTGTGTCGAACAATTTGCCATCACCTTAAAAACTTACTTTAATACGATTAACCGCCAAAGCCGAATTATCGTTCCGGTTAATGCGACAGAAACTTACGACCTTGGTGCGCATCACGGAGATCTGATGCACCTGTTGGCGCTTTATAAAATGCAAATGAACGGAATTGAACTCGTTCAAGAAATTAATGACTAGAAAGAGGCTTTTAACATGAACTTAAAATCAGTCAATTTAACAATGCTCGTTGATTTTTACGAGTTAACAATGGCACATGGTTATTTTGAAAACGGAATGGAAGATCAAATCGCTTATTTTGATATGTTTTTCCGTCGTGTTCCCGATGAGGGCGGATTTGCTATTATGGCAGGTCTAGAACAACTTATTGAATACTTAAAAAACCTAAAGTTTACAGACGATGATATTGATTACCTACGAAGTAAAAATATTTTTTCAGAAGCTTTTTTAACCTATCTTAAAAACTTCAAGTTTTCGTGCGATATTTATGCGATTGCTGAAGGTACCCCTATCTTCCCAAATGAACCTATCCTAACCGTTCGTGGGCCTATTATTCAAGCGCAATTTATTGAGACGATGATCTTACTTAGTATCAATCATCAATCATTAATCGCAACGAAATCTAACCGTATTGTCCGCGCCGCTAATGGGCGTCCCGTTCTTGAATTAGGAGCACGCCGTGCCCAAGGAGCTGATGGAGCTATTTTAGGGGCACGCGCTGCTTATATTGGAGGATGCATGGGAACGGCATGCACGATATCAGATCGTGACTTTAATGTACCAGCGCTTGGAACAATGGCACATAGTTGGGTACAAACCTTTGACACAGAATATGAAGCATTCAAAAAATATGCTGAACTTTATCCGCAAAACTGTACCCTCCTCGTCGATACTTACAATACGTTAAAGTCAGGAATTCCAAATGCTATTAAAGTCTTTAAAGAAGTCCTTATTCCGAAAGGATACGCCCCTGGAGCTATTCGTATTGATAGTGGGGACGCCGCATATTTAGCTAAAAAGGCTCGCAAGTTACTTGATGAGGCCGGACTCTTCGACACAAAAATTGTGATTTCAAATTCTTTGGATGAATATATTATCAAAGATTTACTCATCCAAAAGGCACCGATTGATTCTTTTGGCGTCGGTGAACGTCTAATTACCTCAAAAACAGAACCGGTTTTTGGAGGCGTTTATAAAATTGTAGCGGTTGAAAAGGAAGGAAAAATGATTCCTAAAATTAAAATTAGTAATAATATTGAAAAAATTACTAACCCTGGGGCTAAACAAGTCTATCGTTTATACGATCGTGAAACGAAAAAGGCCATTGCTGATGTGATTACCCTCGCTCATGAAAAAATTGACGAAACGCAACCTTATACGATTTTCGATCCTGAACATACGTGGAAACGTAAAGAAATTACTAATTTTATTGCCCGTCCTCTTCTTACACCGATTTTCATTAAGGGTAAACTGGTTTATCAATCCCCTACTCTTGAAGAGATTGTCGCTTATTCTAAAGAACAAATAAATACACTTTGGGAAGAAGTCTTACGTTTTGAAAAACCTCATACTTATTATGTCGATCTTTCAAATGAGCTATGGACGTTAAAAACGAATCTATTAGAAAAATATTCTAAATAACAATAGAATTTTAAAAAAATTATTCGCTTTTCAATTAAGATTCTAACATTTTTCTTACCATTTACTGAAATTTTGTAATTTATTCTTGCATTTTAGACTTTGGTCTGATAGAATGATTTTGTTGTATTTTCAATGGAGGTGAACTAGAATGCCAAATATTAAATCACAAATTAAACGTGTGAAAACAAACGAAAAACGTCGTCAATTCAATGCTTCTTACAAAGCATCTATGCGTACTGCAATCAAAAACGTTGAGGTTGCTATCGAAACTAAAAACGTTGAGGCTGCAAAAGAAGCTTACAATACAGCTAACAAAAAATTAGACAAAGCTGTTGCAAAAGGAATTTGCCACAAAAACTTCGCAGCTCGTCAAAAATCACGTTTAAGCAAAAAAATCAACGCTTTAGGATAATTGTTAATCGGTTGAAAAACCGATTCATTATCACTTAAACATGGTAAAAAAAGACCTTATTTGTTCTCTGGCCAAATTGGGTCTTTTTTTTTATGTCTTTACCACCAAAAAAAGAACCTTTACTGTTTTGAAAACAAGTGAAGGTTCTTTTTAGCATATCTAAGAGTCCTTAGTTATTTTTAACGGTTAAGGTTTTCAAATCACCTACCATTAACGATACCTATTTAATTGATTTGAACTGTACGTGTACATCTGGGTTTGTTGCAAATTCAGTTTTTGCCATCATGATGATTTCATTTGTTTGCTCTAATGTTGGCTCCTCTGTCCCCTCTAAGAAAACTTGAACTGTTTCTTCATTTGTACGAACTAAAACATCATCATATCCTTTAGCTTTAATTAAAGATTCAAGTACCGTTTGATGTTGCGTATCTTTTGTAATTTTGTCTAAATCATCTTTAGCTTCGCTTTTTTCTGTTGCATCAGAGTCTTTGCTTGCAATGATTGATTTTAATTGTGCAACTAATTCACTCTCTGCCTTTTTAACTTCTGAGCGTTGAATTTGAATTGAGCTTGTTTTTTCATCCTTTTTCTCTTCTTTTGTTCCTTTTGCTTCTTTTGTTTCTTTTACTTCTTTTCCATCTTCTTTTGCTGTTAACTCTTCTGCTGATTGAGCGTCTGTTTCTTTCATTTCTAAATTTGCTTGCGGAACAGCTGATGTTGATCCTACTTTTGCATCATTTTCTGTTCCATCCCCAATGCTTACGTAGAAAACTGTTAATAATACGAAAACCACGAATAATGCTGCTGTTACATATGAATTTTTGTTCATTTTAATTTCCCCCTATAGTTCAGATGCTTTTAATAATGTAATTTGATGAATTGGAACGTCAAGCAATAAGCTGATGGCATGTGTTACATCATATGGTGCCTTTATCGTTCCTTGATAGACGATCACCACGCCATTTGAAACCGTCTCTTGACTACTTGAAAAGAGAGCTGAAGAAGTGTCTGCGACTGACTTATATGAGATATTAATACTATCTACCGTTACTCCTTCTATTGATTCAAATAAAGCTGTGATCTGTTCTTTGTGTTTTACTTCGACGGATGTTTGTGCCGAAGATTCTTGATTGTTAGCCAGAGAACCCAATGATCCCATATCATCTTTGAGTAAAGACGTCACCACAAATGCGGCGCCAAGAAACATGATGATTCCCAGTGGTCCAACGTCAGCCATGATTTTTTTTAACCCCGAGCTTATGCGGCCCGGTTTAGTTGATGGCTTCCCTTCCACTTCTTTTACCTCCTATCTTCGGAACTCCTTCCCTCATATTGTCGCTTCTTTTCCATCAATCCCCTCCTTTAAAGATAACATCCTCTTGCTTCAGACCAAGCTGATTGAGCATACACGTTTTAGACTCTGAATCAGTCTTGGCCATCTCTAGTGTGAGTACATCACCAAATTCAAACCCTAAGATTTGAATTCCACACTTTTCACCTGAGGATTCAACCCGCGCCTCCATCTCACTCAATGTCATTTGAGATAAATCAGTTTCAATCAATCCTTGATAATACTGAATGGATTCATCAAACTTCCCTTCATCAAGAAAGGAAACTGAATCGATGAGTGACGTCACCTCATTATTCATTATACTAATCACCGGCTTTAAAATGATAACAATGATAAAAAAGTGAAGATAAAACGTAATTATTTTTTTGTACGAAGCCGGAATCACCAATAAATTGACAATAGCTATCAAGAAAAACATGGCGATAATCTGTTTTGCATATTCATATAGCATATCTTTTCCCATCTCCTCAAAACTTGTCGCATAGAATTAGTTCGTTAATAGCATCATATTTGAGCTGTATAAAATAATGAAGAACGTGAAAATAAACATGACCCCGATAATGATCATAATGACTAACAAGTTCATAAGACCCGTATTAAAGACATCTAAAATTTTAATATAGTCTTTACTTACAATTGGTTGAATGACTCCAGTTAGCAATCGAAAAAGAATCAGACTGACTCCTACTTTAATGATCGGAAAACTAACAACGACCACTAGTGTAATAACACCCAAAAGCCCCACGCTATTTCTTAAGATAGATAGCGTTGATACAACTGAAACGATTGTATCTGTAAAGCGTGTTCCAATGACTGGAATATGATTCATTAAATTTTGCGTGGTTCTAAAGAACAATCCGTCTGCAAAACTTAGTGTCATATTCTGAATAGACATCAGCGCCAAGAAAAAGGCGAAATACCCACCTAATGTCCACAAAGCTACTTTATTAACAAAACTTATTAATCGACCGTATAAATCCTCTACATTAATCTGATTAATAAACCCAAAGATCGTTCCAATAACTGTGAGTGGAAGACTAATGGCATTAATAAAAAAGTACGATGCATTGATTAAAAATACCACCGCAGGTTTAAATAACGTCTGATTCCAAAGCGCCCCCGTAATGGTAATCAATGAGAGCAGCATCGGGAAAATAGCGACCACAATGTTCATATATCTCGTTAAAATATCTAAGACGTAATCATGATAAAAAATGAAGAGTTGAAATAATTGAACCATTAAGATCAGTTTTAAAACAATATTCGTTACTTTCTCATACTTTGTTGAAAAAGTAGATTGAATATTTTGAAAAAGGGCGATGACGATTAAAAAAATTAAAATACTTTTAAACTGGGTAAATCCGGTTGTTAATTCATGCAACGCGTAGTCACCTAACGATTGAAAAAAACCAACCAAATTAAAATTTTCAACTTTTAATAAATTTGTTTTATCTAAATAATCGGCATCCATCAACCAATCATACTGTTGATAGATTTCAGACCATATATTTTCAAATGTCGATAGATCAAATTCTGCTGCATCCATTACTCCCCCTCCTAGTCCATCTATTTTACTAGACAACCGATAAAATAAGCTCAAATAACTTAATAATCATCGGTAAACTGTATCCTATTAAATAAAGTTTCACGATATACTCAAACATTTTTCCGACATTTCCAAGGCTCGTTTCTGCAAGCAAAAAACTTACAAACTCCGCATAATAAACAATTCCGATTAACCGAATAATAATCGTAACGTATTGCTGCCCTATATTAAAGTCAAGAAAGACATTTGTAATTTGACCAATAATACTTGATAAAAGTTGCAAGGCCATCATAAAAAAATACGTCAATAGAACTAAACTAAAACACTTGGCGTATTTAGAACTAACTTCATTTAACAATAAATACATAATGGCGCATCCAATAACAAGTGTGAGTACTTTAACAATGTCAATGACGGCCCCCTCCTTTACAACATAAAGATTGTTCGTAAGCTCGTCATTAAAACTTCAATTAACTGGACGATAAAAACGAGCATATACACGTATCCGGCCAACATTACCAAATCGCTAATCTCTTTCCCCACATCAAATTTTTTGAAAAATAACGCAACAAATCCAAGCAGAAAAGCCACTCCTGCAAACCTTAGTAATCCTGTAACATCAACCATTGGCATGTTCATTACACCTATCCTTTCGTGAGAATTTGCTAGTTAACTTTATGCAGCATCCCCTTAAAAAATGAAACTTTCTACCGATAAAACACATTTTCTTTTCCTACTTCTCTTCAATATTTATCCACCAAGTCAGAAAAAGACAAGAAAACTTACCTACTTCCCATGTAATGTCGAGAAAATACGACTACCGCTTGGTCCCCCTAAAGCGGTAGTTAACAAATAATCCGGCCCCTTCTTCTTTAATTCAACAACTTAATTATTCCCGTACTTCAAAATCGCCTCCCCAGATCATCATAAAAGTCTCTCCCTGTAAAAAAACCGATCCAACAAACCGACCGATGAGATCATCCATTTATGGTAAACAAAAAAATAAAAGCAATCCTATCCACTCATAAGATTTTTATTTTGATTAGCCTCGCTAAACTGAACGTACATAAATTAAACGCGACTAGCAATACTACTAGTGTAAGAGGCGTTTGTTTAAGAGGAATGAAACAATAGCAAACGTTATGAGTCAATCTCTTATCTCTCAAGAGAAAAGTTTTACTAATCCACTCATTTGGTTCGATCTAACATTAGAAATTATAAATTTCCTTCACACCCAAGAGGTTAAAATATGTATTTCTATTCATTCGACTGATTGGCGGCTTTCAGTATTTATACTTTCATTACTGCTGCTCTATTTCGTCATTACAAATTAAAGGAGGTGCACCGTTTTGGAGAAAAAAACGAATGAGTCACCATTAAAAGCGATAAAAAAAGGGGATGAGGCCAACCGCGACCAAACCGACTCCCCCACCCTGTTAAGTTGTTTATATGCATTTATTCGACTGATTTGGTGGCTTTTGGTGTTTATCCTTTCATTACTGCTACTCTATTTCGTCATTACAAATTAAGGAGGTGTACCGTTTTGGAGAAAAAAACGAGTGAGTCACAATTAAAAGCGATAAAAAAATGGAATGAGGCCAACCGCGAGAAGGCGAATTACACCCGAGGTAAATCTGCAGCTAAAAGCTTCATTAAGAATAAGGCAACATTAGAAGATTTAGAGATGTTAGAGGAAGTTATCCACGAGCGACGCCAGTCATTAAAATAAAAACAAATCCCTACGGCATTTTACATCGCTACTTCATTAAACCGCCTATTTTCAAAAAAAACAAAAAGGAGCTAACAAACGCTAGGAACTCAAAGATAAAGAGTATTCAAATGATTTAAAGCAACGATTGGACACACGATTATTTATTAAAAATAATGCATCTCAAGAAGATATTGAAGAATTTAAACAGCTTTTAGCGGCCCACGAACAAAATTTTATAACCCAACATAAAAAAACACAACGTAGCATCCACCTAGCCGAACCATCAATAAAAAATAGCCCCCTTTTGTTTCGTAAAAGTAGCCGGTGTCACTTATTAAACACGCTATAATTAATATCGTTTAGGATTTCAATAAGAAATAACTCCTGTTTTATGTCCGTAAATCAGTTATTTTACCTTTCTTGTTGGA
This window encodes:
- a CDS encoding PspC domain-containing protein codes for the protein MSNKRLYKVREGAMIAGVCQGIANYLNMDATVVRLLWAMITIFSFGTGFILYIACIFIIPDQLTVKRQQKEEQQKKTVFDSTEYKVKDSDK
- a CDS encoding cysteine hydrolase family protein, whose protein sequence is MSYEISKLLQASEVTLKEILRLIEESPSLSLKSFNPNQTAIVVIDMVNGFVKEGPMSSPRIQTIIPPIAHLMKAAKEGAFQLVAFADSHEESSVEFLSYPPHCLCGTAESEIVDELKEIGGYQLIHKASTNGFLEAEFHAWLQEHQMVENFILVGDCTDICVEQFAITLKTYFNTINRQSRIIVPVNATETYDLGAHHGDLMHLLALYKMQMNGIELVQEIND
- a CDS encoding nicotinate phosphoribosyltransferase, which codes for MNLKSVNLTMLVDFYELTMAHGYFENGMEDQIAYFDMFFRRVPDEGGFAIMAGLEQLIEYLKNLKFTDDDIDYLRSKNIFSEAFLTYLKNFKFSCDIYAIAEGTPIFPNEPILTVRGPIIQAQFIETMILLSINHQSLIATKSNRIVRAANGRPVLELGARRAQGADGAILGARAAYIGGCMGTACTISDRDFNVPALGTMAHSWVQTFDTEYEAFKKYAELYPQNCTLLVDTYNTLKSGIPNAIKVFKEVLIPKGYAPGAIRIDSGDAAYLAKKARKLLDEAGLFDTKIVISNSLDEYIIKDLLIQKAPIDSFGVGERLITSKTEPVFGGVYKIVAVEKEGKMIPKIKISNNIEKITNPGAKQVYRLYDRETKKAIADVITLAHEKIDETQPYTIFDPEHTWKRKEITNFIARPLLTPIFIKGKLVYQSPTLEEIVAYSKEQINTLWEEVLRFEKPHTYYVDLSNELWTLKTNLLEKYSK
- the rpsT gene encoding 30S ribosomal protein S20; translated protein: MPNIKSQIKRVKTNEKRRQFNASYKASMRTAIKNVEVAIETKNVEAAKEAYNTANKKLDKAVAKGICHKNFAARQKSRLSKKINALG
- a CDS encoding SpoIIIAH-like family protein, with the protein product MNKNSYVTAALFVVFVLLTVFYVSIGDGTENDAKVGSTSAVPQANLEMKETDAQSAEELTAKEDGKEVKETKEAKGTKEEKKDEKTSSIQIQRSEVKKAESELVAQLKSIIASKDSDATEKSEAKDDLDKITKDTQHQTVLESLIKAKGYDDVLVRTNEETVQVFLEGTEEPTLEQTNEIIMMAKTEFATNPDVHVQFKSIK
- a CDS encoding stage III sporulation protein AF, producing the protein MLYEYAKQIIAMFFLIAIVNLLVIPASYKKIITFYLHFFIIVIILKPVISIMNNEVTSLIDSVSFLDEGKFDESIQYYQGLIETDLSQMTLSEMEARVESSGEKCGIQILGFEFGDVLTLEMAKTDSESKTCMLNQLGLKQEDVIFKGGD
- a CDS encoding stage III sporulation protein AE encodes the protein MDAAEFDLSTFENIWSEIYQQYDWLMDADYLDKTNLLKVENFNLVGFFQSLGDYALHELTTGFTQFKSILIFLIVIALFQNIQSTFSTKYEKVTNIVLKLILMVQLFQLFIFYHDYVLDILTRYMNIVVAIFPMLLSLITITGALWNQTLFKPAVVFLINASYFFINAISLPLTVIGTIFGFINQINVEDLYGRLISFVNKVALWTLGGYFAFFLALMSIQNMTLSFADGLFFRTTQNLMNHIPVIGTRFTDTIVSVVSTLSILRNSVGLLGVITLVVVVSFPIIKVGVSLILFRLLTGVIQPIVSKDYIKILDVFNTGLMNLLVIMIIIGVMFIFTFFIILYSSNMMLLTN
- a CDS encoding stage III sporulation protein AD, with the protein product MYLLLNEVSSKYAKCFSLVLLTYFFMMALQLLSSIIGQITNVFLDFNIGQQYVTIIIRLIGIVYYAEFVSFLLAETSLGNVGKMFEYIVKLYLIGYSLPMIIKLFELILSVV
- a CDS encoding SpoIIIAC/SpoIIIAD family protein; translation: MPMVDVTGLLRFAGVAFLLGFVALFFKKFDVGKEISDLVMLAGYVYMLVFIVQLIEVLMTSLRTIFML